A genome region from Populus alba chromosome 5, ASM523922v2, whole genome shotgun sequence includes the following:
- the LOC118061328 gene encoding uncharacterized protein isoform X2: MDQQDSNSNKENQSCSSSDSNPCPICLAPFLQESYLDTCFHKFCYKCILQWTKVVSRKESRRPSSVKCPLCKTDNFSLIYGYDGSSFQRHYVNQGFEDSSFFSKAHKYRLQCYYTEPGILNDAINVSRYWKLRKYLQPNRWLQSWLRREVQALLQEEDIEVILYHILGTVNSFFSRNEHMRQTKTPEMKQEEFKAVVSNAARPFLTAKTDRFVIELELFLASGLNIEAYDEVYLQQMGWNTPKTTEAAGESIEHNPVVPYLFIFDADSEND, translated from the exons atggACCAACAAGACTCTAACAGCAACAAAGAGAATCAATCTTGCTCTTCAAGTGACTCAAATCCATGCCCCATATGCCTTGCTCCTTTCCTTCAAGAATCCTATCTTGACACTTGCTTCC ATAAATTTTGTTACAAATGCATTTTACAATGGACTAAAGTAGTTTCTCGCAAGGAATCTCGGCGGCCTTCTTCTGTTAAATGTCCTTTATGCAAG ACGGATAATTTTTCGTTAATTTATGGATATGATGGAAGTTCATTCCAACGACATTATGTAAATCAGGGTTTTGAGGATAG ttcatTCTTTTCAAAAGCACACAAGTACAGATTACAGTGCTACTATACTGAACCAG GTATCCTAAATGACGCAATTAATGTATCACGATATTGGAAGTTGCGCAAGTATCTTCAGCCAAATCGGTGGCTGCAAAGTTGGCTGAGAAGAGAAGTTCAAGCTCTGCTGCAG GAAGAGGATATTGAAGTCATTCTATATCATATTCTTGGTACGGTCAATTCATTCTTTAGCAG AAATGAACACATGCGTCAAACAAAAACACCTGAAATGAAACAAGAAGAGTTCAAGGCTGTAGTATCTAATGCAGCGAGGCCTTTTCTAACAGCAAAAACAGATCGATTCGTGATAGAATTGGAATTGTTTCTTGCTTCAGGTTTGAACATTGAAGCCTATGACGAAGTCTACCTGCAGCAAATGGGTTGGAACACTCCAAAAACCACTGAGGCTGCAGGAGAATCTATTGAACACAACCCTGTAGTTCCATACTTGTTTATCTTTGATGCCGACTCTGAAAACGATTGA
- the LOC118061327 gene encoding disease resistance protein RPM1 — MAESAVSLVVDKLLPLLTQEVKLLKGVHDELVGVKDELEVIRAFLKDADSKAEKEGIGEGVKVLVNQIREEAHHIEDVIDDYVLHVARHPDHRHGLLRRIASLIKTLSSRHEIASEIKDIKSALLDIKSRSQTFQFISSNQGASSSNSNAGRGLMDHPRMSSLFIEEAELVGIESPRDELISYLLSGVSQRTVIAVVGMGGVGKTTVARKVYDSHRVKEHFQYHAWITVSQSYDKRELLRSILKRFYEVKNKPFPDRIVTMEEEELIKEIREYLGQERYLVVFDDVWEIGFWGNMEHALLDHDNGSRLLATTRNEDVANFSRGSSLVHVYHIEPLPQKEAWELFCNKAFRFEFKGQCPNDLEGLSQDIVRRCGGLPLAIVAVSGLLATKEKSILEWKKVLSGLGGSAMVSDPYIDSVTKILSLSYGDLPYHLKSCFLYFGMFPEDFSIEHGRIIRLWVAEGFVEEKPGMTLEDVGEEYFIELVRRSLVQVDEVFHGVPLTCHVHDMVRDVILSKSEELSFCHVSSSCSTFQGIARHLSISNRGSSTPKSSTKAQTRSIMVFDEAKLQKATISVIFAKFKLLTTLDFENCPIDHLPRELGNLLHLRYLNLRNTKVAELPKSIRKLHNLESLDLRYSFVEELPVKISNFPKLQHLLAEDKKTRALKIKGSIKHLKFLETLSKINVDDNVSLINDGLQVSTELKTLGIRNLKREHGRYLCTALEKMTHLRLLLVCSINPTNEVLELQSMSSPPLELRSIWLEGQLERLPNWISKIHNLAELRLSFTNLTDDSFEVLQALPNLNRLGLVCAYNGEKMHFEGGGFQKLKSLYLVGLSNLKEMLIDEGALPLLENLQMGPCPKLKEVPSGFKYLRYLKDLSFTGMTNEFTQRLSQQESEKVSHVPIIRYDGTYDPTDEGSYEAWVERYFRRVGIKMT, encoded by the coding sequence ATGGCAGAGTCGGCGGTGAGCCTTGTCGTTGATAAATTGCTTCCGTTGCTAACACAAGAAGTGAAACTATTGAAAGGCGTCCATGATGAATTGGTTGGTGTCAAAGATGAATTGGAAGTCATTCGTGCTTTCCTGAAAGATGCAGATTCAAAGGCTGAGAAAGAAGGCATCGGTGAGGGTGTGAAAGTACTGGTAAACCAAATAAGAGAAGAAGCTCATCACATTGAAGATGTCATCGATGATTACGTGTTGCATGTGGCAAGACATCCTGATCACCGACATGGACTCCTACGTCGTATTGCTTCTTTGATTAAAACACTCAGTTCGCGTCATGAGATAGCATCAGAGATTAAAGACATCAAATCAGCACTTCTAGATATCAAGAGTAGAAGTCAAACATTCCAATTCATTTCTTCAAATCAGGGAGCATCAAGCAGCAACAGCAATGCAGGAAGAGGTTTAATGGATCACCCTCGAATGAGTTCTCTTTTCATTGAAGAAGCTGAGCTTGTTGGGATTGAATCTCCAAGAGATGAATTGATAAGCTACTTATTAAGTGGAGTTTCTCAGAGGACAGTGATCGCAGTGGTTGGAATGGGAGGTGTGGGAAAAACCACAGTGGCCAGGAAAGTATATGACAGCCACAGGGTGAAGGAGCACTTCCAATACCATGCTTGGATCACTGTGTCTCAATCATATGATAAGAGGGAGCTACTACGGAGCATTCTGAAGAGATTCTATGAAGTGAAAAATAAGCCTTTTCCTGATAGAATTGTTACAATGGAAGAGGAGGAGTTGATCAAGGAGATTAGAGAATATTTAGGACAAGAACGATACCTGGTTGTATTTGATGATGTATGGGAAATTGGCTTTTGGGGAAACATGGAGCATGCATTGTTAGATCATGATAATGGCAGTAGATTATTGGCCACAACAAGGAATGAGGATGTTGCTAATTTTAGCAGAGGATCTTCATTGGTTCATGTCTATCATATAGAACCTTTACCTCAAAAGGAGGCGTGGGAACTCTTCTGCAATAAAGCATTCAGGTTTGAGTTTAAAGGGCAATGTCCAAACGATCTGGAGGGATTGTCACAGGACATTGTTAGAAGATGTGGAGGATTGCCACTGGCAATTGTGGCTGTTAGTGGACTTCTAGCAACCAAAGAAAAGAGCATTCTAGAATGGAAAAAAGTTCTCAGTGGCCTTGGTGGTTCTGCAATGGTGAGTGATCCATACATTGATAGTGTCACTAAGATTCTATCTCTCAGCTATGGTGATCTGCCTTACCACCTCAAatcttgtttcttatattttggcATGTTTCCTGAAGATTTTTCCATTGAGCATGGAAGAATAATTCGATTATGGGTGGCTGAGGGTTTTGTAGAAGAAAAACCAGGCATGACACTAGAGGACGTTGGAGAAGAATACTTCATTGAACTCGTTCGTCGAAGTTTGGTTCAAGTGGATGAAGTTTTTCACGGAGTTCCCTTAACATGTCATGTTCATGATATGGTCCGTGATGTCATTCTTTCCAAATCAGAGGAACTGAGTTTCTGCCATGTTTCCAGCAgttgctcaacttttcaaggcaTAGCACGACATCTCTCCATAAGCAACAGAGGAAGCAGCACTCCAAAGAGTAGCACCAAGGCTCAAACTCGCTCTATTATGGTCTTTGACGAAGCAAAGCTGCAGAAGGCCACAATTTCAGTGATATTTGCAAAATTCAAGCTTTTGACTACATTAGATTTTGAAAACTGTCCTATAGATCACCTTCCCAGAGAACTTGGAAATTTGCTACATCTAAGGTATTTAAACTTGAGAAATACCAAAGTAGCAGAACTTCCAAAATCAATAAGAAAGCTGCATAACCTGGAATCTTTAGATTTGAGATATTCTTTCGTGGAAGAGTTGCCAGTTAAGATCAGTAATTTCCCTAAATTGCAACATCTTTTGGCTGAAGATAAGAAGACTCGGGCATTGAAGATAAAAGGCAGCATTAAGCATTTGAAGTTCTTAGAAACATTGTCTAAAATTAATGTGGATGACAATGTGAGCTTGATCAATGACGGCCTGCAAGTGTCAACGGAATTGAAGACATTGGGTATCAGAAATTTGAAAAGGGAACATGGGAGGTATCTATGCACTGCATTGGAGAAGATGACTCACCTGCGGTTGCTACTTGTTTGTTCAATAAATCCCACGAATGAAGTTCTTGAATTGCAATCGATGTCTTCTCCTCCTCTTGAGCTGCGAAGTATCTGGCTTGAGGGCCAATTAGAAAGGTTACCAAATTGGATTTCCAAAATACACAATCTGGCTGAACTGAGATTGAGTTTCACAAACTTGACGGATGATTCCTTTGAAGTCCTTCAAGCTCTGCCCAATCTAAATCGTCTTGGACTCGTATGTGCATACAATGGAGAGAAGATGCATTTTGAAGGAGGAGGGTTTCAGAAACTCAAGTCTCTGTATCTTGTAGGCTTGAGTAATTTGAAGGAAATGTTAATAGACGAAGGAGCATTGCCACTTCTTGAAAACCTACAGATGGGACCTTGCCCAAAACTGAAGGAAGTGCCTTCTGGATTTAAGTACTTGAGATATCTCAAAGATTTATCATTCACAGGGATGACAAATGAGTTCACTCAAAGATTGTCACAGCAAGAATCAGAGAAAGTGAGCCATGTACCGATTATCCGATATGATGGTACTTACGATCCCACTGACGAAGGATCTTATGAAGCATGGGTGGAGCGATATTTCAGACGCGTAGGAATCAAAATGACCTAA
- the LOC118061328 gene encoding uncharacterized protein isoform X1, whose amino-acid sequence MIVLCVMHNAETGFIGLFEKFDYNFVCAWFEVASCYFMAINVSLFVCMRVVIKCWSFVATDSCIADKFCYKCILQWTKVVSRKESRRPSSVKCPLCKTDNFSLIYGYDGSSFQRHYVNQGFEDSSFFSKAHKYRLQCYYTEPGILNDAINVSRYWKLRKYLQPNRWLQSWLRREVQALLQEEDIEVILYHILGTVNSFFSRNEHMRQTKTPEMKQEEFKAVVSNAARPFLTAKTDRFVIELELFLASGLNIEAYDEVYLQQMGWNTPKTTEAAGESIEHNPVVPYLFIFDADSEND is encoded by the exons ATGATTGTGTTGTGTGTTATGCATAATGCTGAAACTGGGTTTATAGGATTGTTTGAGAAATTTGACTATAATTTTGTCTGTGCTTGGTTTGAGGTTGCAAGTTGCTACTTTATGGCAATCAATGTATCTCTGTTTGTGTGTATGCGGGTGGTGATTAAATGTTGGTCATTTGTTGCTACTGATTCTTGTATTGCAGATAAATTTTGTTACAAATGCATTTTACAATGGACTAAAGTAGTTTCTCGCAAGGAATCTCGGCGGCCTTCTTCTGTTAAATGTCCTTTATGCAAG ACGGATAATTTTTCGTTAATTTATGGATATGATGGAAGTTCATTCCAACGACATTATGTAAATCAGGGTTTTGAGGATAG ttcatTCTTTTCAAAAGCACACAAGTACAGATTACAGTGCTACTATACTGAACCAG GTATCCTAAATGACGCAATTAATGTATCACGATATTGGAAGTTGCGCAAGTATCTTCAGCCAAATCGGTGGCTGCAAAGTTGGCTGAGAAGAGAAGTTCAAGCTCTGCTGCAG GAAGAGGATATTGAAGTCATTCTATATCATATTCTTGGTACGGTCAATTCATTCTTTAGCAG AAATGAACACATGCGTCAAACAAAAACACCTGAAATGAAACAAGAAGAGTTCAAGGCTGTAGTATCTAATGCAGCGAGGCCTTTTCTAACAGCAAAAACAGATCGATTCGTGATAGAATTGGAATTGTTTCTTGCTTCAGGTTTGAACATTGAAGCCTATGACGAAGTCTACCTGCAGCAAATGGGTTGGAACACTCCAAAAACCACTGAGGCTGCAGGAGAATCTATTGAACACAACCCTGTAGTTCCATACTTGTTTATCTTTGATGCCGACTCTGAAAACGATTGA